The Gemmatimonadota bacterium DH-78 region CGGAGGGAACGCCATGTGCGCCACCGGCACCACCCGGGAGGCACCCAGGCGGCCGACCCGCTCCGCGAGGGCATCGAGCCGGTCGGGTTCGAAGCCGTCCACCCCCACCGTCTGGAGCACCGGGCCCACCGGCGCCAGGATCTCGTCGAGGTCGGCGAGGTCGGCCAGCGGCGTGATCACGATCGTGCGCCCCAGGCAGGACGGGGCGAAGACGGGGTCGGGATCGACGGCCACCGTCCACCTCGCGTCGACGCCCTCGTGCACGGCGACGTCCTCGCCGGCGGCGGCACGCAGATGCAGCGTGCCCCGCAGCTGCTGGACCGCCGACGCCACTCCCAGGTCGGTCGGCCCCTGGGGCACATCGTCGGCCAGCGCATCGAGGGCTTCCGCCACCCGCTCCGCCAGGGCTCGGGCGGCGACCGCACCCCCGAGCGCGTAGACGCGGTGGGGGCAGACGCAGCCCCGCTGGTCGAAGGCGGCGACCGCGGCCGCGAGCCGCGCGGGCAGCTCCGGCTCCGGTCGATCGCCCACCACGGCCAGGCTCAGTCGGTGCCCGTATTCCACCACGGGGGTGGTCGCCGGCAGCCGCCGGCGCAGATCGGCCACGGTGTCGAGCCCGCCGTAGACCACCACCGCGCCGGCGGCACGCAGGGCCCGCTCCTCGTCGGGGCTCCCCGCGCCGCCCGCCCACACGCGGCAGACGGCGGCATCGGCCAGGGCCCGCGCCGTCGTCGCCACGCCGGCCTCCTCTTCGAGCCCGCGGAGGAAGAGGTCGGGCAGGAGGCGATCGCCCCGCCCTGGCTTCAACAGCACCGGACACCCCACGAGGAGCGACCGCAGCATCGAGGTGGTCGACACCCCCGGCACCGAGCCGGAGGCGATGTGCAGAGCGAAGCCGGGCGCCAGGGGAAACACCCGCACCCGGCGCCCCTCCGGCGCTCGCGGGTCGTCCACCCACCGGTCGAGGGCGTCGGGCATCTCGAACTCGGTAGCGACGAGGGTCTCGAGGCGGCGCTCGGTCCAGTCGCGGGCCATGCCTTCCAGCACCCATCGGGCCTGCTCCGGCGAGAGCGCGGCGCTGTCGGGCAGCTGCTCGAGTGCGGTCCTGCGCAGCGGATCGTCGGGATCGAGGAACCGCGCGCCCACCCGCCCGAGCACCCGCACCCGGTCGCGCCACCGGGTGGCTCGCAACGGCCCGGCCGCCCGCGAGAGCCGCTCGACCACCGCCTCCAGCGGCTCCCCGTCTGCCGGGGTCGGGGGCTTCACCCGAGCTCCGGGGATCGCACCGCGAGCAGCTCCTCGAGGGTGAGCGAGCAGCCGCGCGGCTCCGCCCCCTCGGCTCGTCCGAGCACCCGGATGGCGCCGTCGCGCGCCACGCCCACGTCTTCGGTCAGCACCGCCGCGACCGACCCCAGGTTGGCGAGGTCGACGTGCAGAAGCAGCCCCTTCCGCCCCTCCGGCACCGGGGCCAGAGTCGTCGGGTCGACCACCCGGGTGCGCAGCCAGGGCGGCCCCCGGTGCCAGCGCTCCGCCGGGGCCGGGCGGTCGGTCGAGCCGGCCACGCCGTCGTAGAACTGCGACAGCAGCTCGGTCATGCCGTATTCGTTCACGATGTCGGCGACACCCACCCCGAGCGCGGCGCCGATGCCGTCGTAGAGCTCCGGCTTCGACACCTCGCGCGAGCGCCCCTTGAACCCGCCGGTCTCCATCACCCTGGCACCCGGCGGCAGCGCCACCGACGGCACCTCGCCGCGGGCGCGGGCATCGATCAGGTGCACGAAGGCGAAGGCGGTGCCCGCCACCCAGACCGCGACCCCCTCCTCGGCGGCCTGGGCCGCCGCACGCGCGAAACCCGCGAGATCGAGCGAGAAGTCCGCGCGGGCGAAGCTGCCCCCGCGTCCGTCGCCGATCTCCTCCTCCGCGAAGGCCATCATCCGCGCCAGCGACGACTCGGGAACGGCCGCGGCGGAGGGGATCAGCGAGAGGATCCGCAGGCGTTCTCCGTCGGGTGCGAGATGCGCCCGCAGCGTCGGGAGCGCCGAGGCGCGGTACAGCGCGAGCGATCGCACGCCGTGGCGGCCGCGGCGCTCACCCCCGCGACTGGTGCCGCTGGTTCGAAAGGTGGCCTCGACCGGCCCCGGGGCCAGGTCGAGCACCTTGAAGGCCGAGGTGGGCACGGCCGGCATCTCGGTCCAGCTTCGGACCGTGTCGGGGGTGGCCCCCCGGCCCTCGCAGAAACGGCGATAGACCGGGTTGTGCGCCCACTGCCAGCCGAACACGCGCAGAGCCAGATCGTCGAACCGGGCCTCGGACCACGGGGCGGTCCCGCCGGCCTCGAAGGCCGACATCAGGTCGCGGGCGAGGGCGTCGAAGGCGCTGTCGGCTTGGCTCATCGCGCCGCCACGCCCCGCACGGGCCGGCCTCCCCGCACCCCGGTCTGCTCCCCGTGCCGAATCGTGACCACACCGTTCACCACCACGTGTTCGATGCCGGTCGGATACCGGTGCGGCTGCTCGAAGGTGGCGCCGTCTGCGATCGTCGCCGGGTCGAAGGCGACCAGGTCGGCGAAGGCTCCCACTCGAATCACGCCGCGGTCCTCGAGGCGGAGCTTCTCGGCCGGCCGCAGGGTGATGCGACGGATCGCCTCCGCGAGCGGCAGGACTCCGAGATCGCGCACGTAGTGTCCGAGCCACCGCGGAAAGCTGCCGTAGGCGCGGGGGTGGGGCGACACCTCCGACAGCGGTCCGTACGGCGCGTAGCTGCCGCCGTCGCTGCAGACCATGGCGAGCGGGTGCGCCAGCAGCCGCGCCGTGTTCTGCTCGTCCATGCCATACCCGATCATGCCCACGCTCCCCCCGCCCGCCACGAGCAGCTCGACCACCAGCGCCCACGGGTCGACCCCCCGCTCCGCCGCCAGCACGCCGAGGCGTCGCCCGCGCGCCCAGCGGGTGCTCTCGGCGGCGGAGGTGATCTGCACGGCGTCCCACTCCCCGAGCAGGGCGATCTTGTCGCGGGCCGCCCGCTCCATCGCCGGGGCCGTCTCGGGATCGGTCAGGCGGGCCACGAAATCGCTCCCCGCCCGCATCTCGGCCGGAAAGAGGTTCGACAGGCCGGTGGCGTAGGCGATGTACGGATAGCGGTCGAAGTCGACCTCCACCCCGGACTCGCGCGCGGCCTCGATCATGGCCAGCGCCGACTCGGCCTTCCAGTAGTTCCGCTCGCCCTGCGCCTTGAGATGCGACACCTGCACGGGCACGCCCGCCACCCGCCCCACCTGCAGGCACTCCTCGAGCGCCGCGAGCAGGCCGTCGTCTTCGTTTCGCATGTGCGAGGCGTAGGGCAGCCCCGTGCCGCGCAGCGGGGCGGCCACCCCGGCGAGTTCGCGCAGGTCGGCGAAGCTGCCCGGCGTGTACTCCAGCCCCGACGACAGCCCCACGGCCCCCTGGGCGAGCGCCTCCGCCACCAGCGCCCGCATGCGGTCCGTCTCGGCCTCCGTGGCCGGCCGGAACTCGTAGCCGATCACCATCGCCCGCACCGAGCCGTGGCCCACCATCGAGGCGACGTTCACCGCCGGGCGGTCGCGGTCCAGGCGATCGAAGAAGCCCGCGAGGTCGCGGAATCCGAGGCCCACCCCGTAGCGTTCGCGGTGCGAGGCGTCGCGGTCGAGCGCGTCGCGCTCCGACCACAGGATCGAACTGCCGTCCTGACCGGTGACGTCGAGCGTCACGCCCTGCCGGATCCGGCTCTCGGCGCGGGGCTCGACCAGCAGCGACAGGTCGGTGTGCGAGTGGATGTCGATGAATCCGGGAGCCAGCGCGAGCCCGCGCAGGTCGAGCTCGGTCACCCCGGCGGGCAGGCCCTCGCCCAGGGCCTCGATCCGGTCTCCGGTGATCGCCACATCGAGCGTGCGCGAGGGCGCCCCCGTGCCGTCGAACACCTCGGCGCCGCGCAGCAC contains the following coding sequences:
- a CDS encoding acyl-CoA reductase; translated protein: MKPPTPADGEPLEAVVERLSRAAGPLRATRWRDRVRVLGRVGARFLDPDDPLRRTALEQLPDSAALSPEQARWVLEGMARDWTERRLETLVATEFEMPDALDRWVDDPRAPEGRRVRVFPLAPGFALHIASGSVPGVSTTSMLRSLLVGCPVLLKPGRGDRLLPDLFLRGLEEEAGVATTARALADAAVCRVWAGGAGSPDEERALRAAGAVVVYGGLDTVADLRRRLPATTPVVEYGHRLSLAVVGDRPEPELPARLAAAVAAFDQRGCVCPHRVYALGGAVAARALAERVAEALDALADDVPQGPTDLGVASAVQQLRGTLHLRAAAGEDVAVHEGVDARWTVAVDPDPVFAPSCLGRTIVITPLADLADLDEILAPVGPVLQTVGVDGFEPDRLDALAERVGRLGASRVVPVAHMAFPPAWWLHDGQGPLRRLVRWAARGEF
- a CDS encoding long-chain fatty acid--CoA ligase, translated to MSQADSAFDALARDLMSAFEAGGTAPWSEARFDDLALRVFGWQWAHNPVYRRFCEGRGATPDTVRSWTEMPAVPTSAFKVLDLAPGPVEATFRTSGTSRGGERRGRHGVRSLALYRASALPTLRAHLAPDGERLRILSLIPSAAAVPESSLARMMAFAEEEIGDGRGGSFARADFSLDLAGFARAAAQAAEEGVAVWVAGTAFAFVHLIDARARGEVPSVALPPGARVMETGGFKGRSREVSKPELYDGIGAALGVGVADIVNEYGMTELLSQFYDGVAGSTDRPAPAERWHRGPPWLRTRVVDPTTLAPVPEGRKGLLLHVDLANLGSVAAVLTEDVGVARDGAIRVLGRAEGAEPRGCSLTLEELLAVRSPELG
- a CDS encoding D-aminoacylase; the encoded protein is MRRRDFVRAGGVLAAGGFAAPGLLLASKTGRADLVLRGAEVFDGTGAPSRTLDVAITGDRIEALGEGLPAGVTELDLRGLALAPGFIDIHSHTDLSLLVEPRAESRIRQGVTLDVTGQDGSSILWSERDALDRDASHRERYGVGLGFRDLAGFFDRLDRDRPAVNVASMVGHGSVRAMVIGYEFRPATEAETDRMRALVAEALAQGAVGLSSGLEYTPGSFADLRELAGVAAPLRGTGLPYASHMRNEDDGLLAALEECLQVGRVAGVPVQVSHLKAQGERNYWKAESALAMIEAARESGVEVDFDRYPYIAYATGLSNLFPAEMRAGSDFVARLTDPETAPAMERAARDKIALLGEWDAVQITSAAESTRWARGRRLGVLAAERGVDPWALVVELLVAGGGSVGMIGYGMDEQNTARLLAHPLAMVCSDGGSYAPYGPLSEVSPHPRAYGSFPRWLGHYVRDLGVLPLAEAIRRITLRPAEKLRLEDRGVIRVGAFADLVAFDPATIADGATFEQPHRYPTGIEHVVVNGVVTIRHGEQTGVRGGRPVRGVAAR